A window from Purpureocillium takamizusanense chromosome 3, complete sequence encodes these proteins:
- a CDS encoding uncharacterized protein (COG:G~SECRETED:SignalP(1-19~SECRETED:cutsite=ASA-AR~SECRETED:prob=0.7077)~CAZy:GH64~EggNog:ENOG503P14T): MLFINSALALLWAASSASAARDADGNSTVIGQPKPVEEVIVTADNTVNGTYVGPDTTVNVLKSKLSVRDNTAAAQIMAFKLRNNKNKDFYAYIEGRDSSGHAVLVGADGIVVTPSSKKSSTPRPIDDTPAIRVPANTQGVCVSVPRLEGGRVYFSDRKLLFSVVHNPATDMDSIVGPNYADDNDPNTLAHYDFIEFNQNHGDGAFGAATNSVKMIGLPFELRVSDGSGRPKPGLGVSNQCLDKLCELAINEPASGLKCLQNAKRENVRVVGVKEGNVYDPLDAFTKSDRFKEACLNNGRTGLGQVGSARPRTFIIDVGERR; this comes from the coding sequence ATGCTCTTCATCAACTCCGCCCTTGCTCTACTCTGGGCCGCCTCCTCTGCGAGTGCGGCCAGAGATGCAGATGGCAATTCTACAGTCATCGGCCAACCCAAACCCGTCGAAGAAGTGATTGTGACCGCCGACAACACAGTCAACGGTACTTATGTTGGCCCCGACACCACCGTCAACGTGCTTAAAAGCAAACTCTCTGTACGCGACAACACTGCGGCCGCGCAGATCATGGCCTTCAAGCTCAGaaacaacaagaacaaggatTTCTACGCTTACATCGAGGGTAGAGACAGCAGTGGTCATGCTGTACTCGTCGGAGCAGACGGCATCGTGGTGACGCCCAGCTCTAAGAAATCCAGCACGCCCCGTCCTATCGACGACACGCCGGCAATCCGCGTACCTGCAAATACGCAGGGGGTTTGTGTTTCTGTTCCGCGTCTTGAAGGGGGCCGCGTATACTTTTCGGACAGAAAGCTCTTATTCTCCGTCGTGCACAACCCGGCAACCGACATGGATTCCATAGTCGGTCCAAACTatgccgacgacaacgaccccAATACGCTGGCTCATTACGACTTCATCGAGTTCAACCAGAATCATGGTGATGGCGCTTTTGGTGCTGCCACCAACTCCGTCAAAATGATAGGCCTGCCATTCGAACTGCGCGTAtccgacggcagcgggcgacCGAAGCCCGGGCTTGGCGTCAGCAATCAATGCCTTGATAAGCTCTGCGAATTGGCTATTAATGAGCCAGCCTCCGGCCTCAAGTGCTTGCAAAATGCGAAAAGGGAGAACGTTCGAGTGGTGGGTGTCAAGGAGGGAAACGTTTATGACCCTTTGGACGCCTTCACCAAGTCGGATCGCTTCAAGGAGGCTTGCCTGAACAACGGGAGGACAGGGCTCGGTCAGGTTggcagcgccaggccgcGCACCTTTATTATTGACGTTGGTGAACGCCGATAG
- a CDS encoding Pyruvate decarboxylase (COG:E~COG:H~EggNog:ENOG503NUUP) produces the protein MPVRQRRRHRESLLPFFSCFSCDSRGVWFSSLRLHLYQAYAADGYARVNNRMAALVTTFGVGELSAINGLAGAFSEHIPVVHIVGCPSTISQRNGMLLHHTLGNGDFNVFANMSANISCNVARLTNPSDIAAQIDQALRECWVHSRPVYVMLPTDMIEAKVEGERLQTPLDLTEPANEPEREDYVVDVVLKYLHAAERPVILVDACAIRHRVLEEVHDLIEKTNLPVFVTPMGKGAVNEQHPNYGGVYAGEGSKPEVKKTLEASDLILSIGALKSDFNTAGFSYRTSQMQTIDFHSDHCIVRYSTYPGVRMKGVLRKVIDRLDVKQLSVQPSPKVDNEVRKNVDKTDVISQAWLWPRVGEFLAENDIVVTETGTANFGIWDTKFPKGVTALSQVLWGSIGWSVGACQGAALAAQDMGAKRRTVLFVGDGSFQLTAQELSTMVRHGLKPFLFILCNEGYTIERFIHGMEAGYNDIQPWDHQALVDVFGGAKTSKKYAVRTKDELNKLLTDAEFNAGKCLQLIEVHMPKEDAPRALIMTAEASARNNAKTA, from the exons ATGCCGGTacgtcagcgtcgtcgtcatcgtgaatctctcctccccttcttTTCCTGCTTCTCGTGCGATTCGCGTGGTGTGTGGTTCTCCTCCTTACGTCTCCATCTCTACCAAGCctacgccgccgacggctaTGCCCGCGTCAACAACcgcatggccgccctcgtcaccaCCTTTGGCGTCGGTGAGCTTTCGGCCATCAACGGCTTGGCTGGCGCCTTCTCCGAGCACATCCCCGTCGTTCACATCGTCGGCTGCCCCTCCACCATCTCCCAGCGCAACGGCATGCTCCTGCACCACACCCTCGGTAACGGTGACTTCAACGTCTTCGCCAACATGAGCGCCAACATATCGTGcaacgtcgcccgcctcaccAACCCCTCCGATATCGCCGCCCAAATCGACCAGGCCCTGCGCGAGTGTTGGGTTCACTCCCGCCCTGTCTACGTCATGCTGCCCACCGACATGatcgaggccaaggtcgagggcgagaggcTTCAGACCCCCCTCGACCTGACTGAGCCTGCCAACGAGCCCGAGCGTGAAGACtatgtcgtcgacgtcgtcctcaAGTATCTCCACGCTGCCGAGCGccccgtcatcctcgtcgacgcctgcGCCATCCGCcaccgcgtcctcgaggaggtgCACGACCTCATCGAGAAGACGAACCTTCCCGTCTTCGTCACCCCCATGGGCAAGGGTGCCGTCAATGAGCAGCACCCCAACTACGGTGGCGTCTACGCCGGAGAGGGCTCCAAGCCTGAGGTCAAGAAAACGCTCGAGGCATCGGACCTCATTCTTAGTATTGGCGCGCTCAAG AGCGACTTCAATACGGCCGGCTTCTCCTATCGGACGTCGCAGATGCAGACAATCGACTTCCACAGCGACCACTGCATCGTCCGGTACTCGACGTACCCGGGAGTTCGCATGAAGGGCGTCCTACGCAAAGTCatcgaccgcctcgacgtGAAGCAGCTCTCCGTGCAGCCGTCGCCCAAGGTGGACAATGAGGTTCGCAAGAATGTCGACAAGACCGATGTCATCTCGCAGGCGTGGCTCTGGCCTCGGGTCGGCGAGTTCCTCGCTGAGAACGACATTGTGGTCACGGAGACTGGCACCGCCAACTTCGGCATCTGGGATACCAAGTTCCCCAAGGGCGTTACAGCGCTCAGCCAGGTCCTTTGGGGCAGCATCGGCTGGTCCGTCGGAGCCTgccagggcgccgcccttgccgcgcaGGACATGGGTGCCAAGCGCCGGACCGTCCTCTTCGTGGGTGACGGCTCCTTCCAACTCACGGCCCAGGAGCTGAGCACCATGGTCCGTCACGGGCTAAAACCCTTCCT TTTCATCCTCTGCAACGAGGGATACACCATCGAGCGTTTCATCCACGGCATGGAGGCCGGGTACAATGATATTCAGCCCTGGGACCACCAGGCCCTCGTTGACGTCTTTGGCGGGGCCAAGACGTCCAAGAAGTATGCCGTCCGGACAAAGGACGAGCTGAACAAGCTGCTCACCGACGCCGAGTTCAACGCAGGCAAGTGCCTGCAGCTCATCGAGGTGCACATGCCCAAGGAAGATGCCCCGCGGGCGCTGATCATGACGGCTGAGGCGAGCGCAAGAAATAACGCGAAGACGGCGTAA
- a CDS encoding Pyruvate decarboxylase (COG:E~COG:H~EggNog:ENOG503NUUP) translates to MTDLRVQGLRQPVAVAEYVFRRLHQVGVRSVHGVPGDYNLVALDYLPGCDLRWVGSVNELNAAYAADGYARVNNRMAALVTTFGVGELSAINGLAGAFSEHIPVVHIVGCPSTISQRNGMLLHHTLGNGDFNVFANMSANISCNVARLTNPSDIAAQIDQALRECWVHSRPVYVMLPTDMIEAKVEGERLQTPLDLTEPANEPEREDYVVDVVLKYLHAAERPVILVDACAIRHRVLEEVHDLIEKTNLPVFVTPMGKGAVNEQHPNYGGVYAGEGSKPEVKKTLEASDLILSIGALKSDFNTAGFSYRTSQMQTIDFHSDHCIVRYSTYPGVRMKGVLRKVIDRLDVKQLSVQPSPKVDNEVRKNVDKTDVISQAWLWPRVGEFLAENDIVVTETGTANFGIWDTKFPKGVTALSQVLWGSIGWSVGACQGAALAAQDMGAKRRTVLFVGDGSFQLTAQELSTMVRHGLKPFLFILCNEGYTIERFIHGMEAGYNDIQPWDHQALVDVFGGAKTSKKYAVRTKDELNKLLTDAEFNAGKCLQLIEVHMPKEDAPRALIMTAEASARNNAKTA, encoded by the exons ATGACGGATCTGCGCGTGCAGGGCCTCcggcagcccgtcgccgtcgccgagtaCGTCTTTCGCCGCCTGCACCAGGTCGGCGTCCGCTCCGTCCACGGCGTGCCCGGCGACTacaacctcgtcgccctcgactACCTGCCGGGCTGCGACCTGCGGTGGGTGGGCAGCGTCAACGAGCTCAATGCCG CctacgccgccgacggctaTGCCCGCGTCAACAACcgcatggccgccctcgtcaccaCCTTTGGCGTCGGTGAGCTTTCGGCCATCAACGGCTTGGCTGGCGCCTTCTCCGAGCACATCCCCGTCGTTCACATCGTCGGCTGCCCCTCCACCATCTCCCAGCGCAACGGCATGCTCCTGCACCACACCCTCGGTAACGGTGACTTCAACGTCTTCGCCAACATGAGCGCCAACATATCGTGcaacgtcgcccgcctcaccAACCCCTCCGATATCGCCGCCCAAATCGACCAGGCCCTGCGCGAGTGTTGGGTTCACTCCCGCCCTGTCTACGTCATGCTGCCCACCGACATGatcgaggccaaggtcgagggcgagaggcTTCAGACCCCCCTCGACCTGACTGAGCCTGCCAACGAGCCCGAGCGTGAAGACtatgtcgtcgacgtcgtcctcaAGTATCTCCACGCTGCCGAGCGccccgtcatcctcgtcgacgcctgcGCCATCCGCcaccgcgtcctcgaggaggtgCACGACCTCATCGAGAAGACGAACCTTCCCGTCTTCGTCACCCCCATGGGCAAGGGTGCCGTCAATGAGCAGCACCCCAACTACGGTGGCGTCTACGCCGGAGAGGGCTCCAAGCCTGAGGTCAAGAAAACGCTCGAGGCATCGGACCTCATTCTTAGTATTGGCGCGCTCAAG AGCGACTTCAATACGGCCGGCTTCTCCTATCGGACGTCGCAGATGCAGACAATCGACTTCCACAGCGACCACTGCATCGTCCGGTACTCGACGTACCCGGGAGTTCGCATGAAGGGCGTCCTACGCAAAGTCatcgaccgcctcgacgtGAAGCAGCTCTCCGTGCAGCCGTCGCCCAAGGTGGACAATGAGGTTCGCAAGAATGTCGACAAGACCGATGTCATCTCGCAGGCGTGGCTCTGGCCTCGGGTCGGCGAGTTCCTCGCTGAGAACGACATTGTGGTCACGGAGACTGGCACCGCCAACTTCGGCATCTGGGATACCAAGTTCCCCAAGGGCGTTACAGCGCTCAGCCAGGTCCTTTGGGGCAGCATCGGCTGGTCCGTCGGAGCCTgccagggcgccgcccttgccgcgcaGGACATGGGTGCCAAGCGCCGGACCGTCCTCTTCGTGGGTGACGGCTCCTTCCAACTCACGGCCCAGGAGCTGAGCACCATGGTCCGTCACGGGCTAAAACCCTTCCT TTTCATCCTCTGCAACGAGGGATACACCATCGAGCGTTTCATCCACGGCATGGAGGCCGGGTACAATGATATTCAGCCCTGGGACCACCAGGCCCTCGTTGACGTCTTTGGCGGGGCCAAGACGTCCAAGAAGTATGCCGTCCGGACAAAGGACGAGCTGAACAAGCTGCTCACCGACGCCGAGTTCAACGCAGGCAAGTGCCTGCAGCTCATCGAGGTGCACATGCCCAAGGAAGATGCCCCGCGGGCGCTGATCATGACGGCTGAGGCGAGCGCAAGAAATAACGCGAAGACGGCGTAA
- the ERV1 gene encoding Thiol oxidase (COG:E~EggNog:ENOG503P2I1), whose amino-acid sequence MADDTKEADAPTAAAGLAAEQSRKYAPGVVLGKDGKPCRSCTSFTAWTAQAKAWAKHDENSSSSGGSNTAAATAPTTRPARPTAAGAGAGSAASAPSGPPADCPPDVEVLGRSSWTLLHSIAATYPERPSRGQQSDLLSFVKLFSKLYPCWVCAEDFQTYMGREAPRVGSRGEFGMWLCGAHNEVNRKLSKPEFDCSKWEERWRTGWKDGSCD is encoded by the exons ATGGCGGACGATACGAAGGAGGCCGATGCgcctacggcggcggcgggcttaGCCGCCGAACAGTCCAGAAAGTATGCTCCGGGAGTCGTGCTCGGCAAGGATGGCAAGCC ATGTCGGAGTTGCACGTCCTTCACCGCTTGGACGGCGCAGGCCAAGGCATGGGCCAAGCATGATGAGAacagtagcagcagcgggggcAGCAacacggcagcggcgaccgCTCCCACaacgaggccggccaggccaacagcagcaggggcaggCGCAGGATCAGCGGCGTCAGCCCCGTccggcccgccggccgacTGTCCTCCGgacgtcgaggtgctcgggCGCAGCTCGTGGACGTTGCTACACTCCATCGCAGCGACGTACCCGGAGAGGCCGTCGCGTGGGCAGCAGTCGGACCTGCTGAGCTTTGTCAAGCTCTTCTCGAAGCTGTACCCGTGCTGGGTCTGCGCCGAGGACTTTCAGACGTATATGGGCCGTGAGGCGCCGCGCGTGGGCAGCCGTGGCGAGTTTGGCATGTGGCTGTGCGGCGCGCACAACGAGGTCAACCGCAAGCTCAGCAAGCCCGAGTTTGACTGCTCCAAGTGGGAGGAGCGGTGGCGCACGGGCTGGAAGGACGGGAGCTGCGACTGA
- the HEM4 gene encoding Uroporphyrinogen-III synthase (BUSCO:EOG092634MM~COG:H~EggNog:ENOG503P1VK) produces MHQRHLIDRRYCAVLTPMPVGATKLRPASTAHSDNHQSERLHLGTRPDLLALRATMQSSDTGSHRTIPVLLLKTKSTPGDSYQELLSTAHRGATHDLAFEPHFVPVLLHRFDDNGTGRLQGLLERRSIGSSPGCDYGGLIFTSQRAVEAFAQVVQDGRGRDSSWPHLQDVPIYSVGPATTRALRAVVQEPRLQIFGEHTGNGEALAHFMMQHYGEWYRDRPTRPPLLFLVGEQRRDIIARTLMDPSLPAADRIRVDEEVVYGTGVMESFPEDFARMLSATHDAPSRWVVVFSPTGCDSMLRCLGMLDEATGKARHVREDTGTYIATIGPTTRTHLIESFGFEPHVCAETPSPEGVLQGIVEFESRRQQSAG; encoded by the exons ATGCACCAGCGGCACCTTATCGATAGGCGGTACTGTGCCGTGCTAACGCCCATGCCTGTTGGTGCGACGAAGCTCCGCCCCGCGTCAACGGCACACAGCGACAACCACCAGAGTGAGCGACTGCACCTCGGCACTCGCCCGGACTTACTTGCCCTTCGAGCCACCATGCAGTCCTCCGACACGGGCAGTCATCGGACGATCCCCGTGCTACTTCTCAAGACCAAGTCCACACCCGGCGACTCCTACCAGGAGctcttgtcgacggcgcacCGCGGGGCAACACACGACCTTGCCTTCGAGCCGCACTTCGTGCCCGTGTTGCTGCATCGcttcgacgacaacggcacCGGCAGACTCCAAGGCCTGCTCGAGCGAAGGAGTATAGGGTCTTCTCCTGGATGCGACTACGGCGGACTCATCTTCACGTCGCAGCGGGCTGTTGAGGCCTTTGCGCAGGTGGTTCAGGATGGGAGAG GTAGAGATTCCAGCTGGCCACATCTGCAGGATGTTCCCATATACAGCGTTGGCCCGGCCACGACCCGCGCCCTGAGAGCCGTCGTACAAGAGCCCCGCCTGCAAATATTCGGCGAACACACGGGCAATGGCGAAGCTCTAGCCCATTTCATGATGCAGCATTACGGTGAATGGTATCGCGACCGTCCGACGCGCCCCCCTCTGCTGTTCCTCGTCGGAGAACAACGTCGCGACATCATAGCCCGAACTCTCATGGACCCATCCCTCCCAGCCGCCGACAGAATACGTGTCGATGAGGAAGTTGTATATGGGACCGGGGTCATGGAGTCGTTCCCGGAAGATTTTGCTCGCATGCTGAGCGCCACACACGAcgcgccgtcgagatgggtcgtcgtcttctctcCGACGGGATGCGACAGCATGCTCCGATGCCTCGgcatgctcgacgaggcaACCGGCAAGGCTAGGCACGTCCGAGAAGACACGGGCACCTACATTGCGACCATTGGTCCGACGACTAGGACACATCTCATTGAATCGTTCGGCTTTGAGCCGCATGTCTGCGCCGAAACCCCGTCTCCAGAGGGTGTGCTCCAGGGAATAGTAGAGTTTGAATCAAGAAGGCAGCAGTCTGCCGGTTGA
- the OXR1 gene encoding oxidation resistance protein 1 (BUSCO:EOG092629U5~EggNog:ENOG503NZIW~COG:L) codes for MSDSPSPPAPPHPPSLSSNKPADEAVPTSGPSSAARTPAILHSSATFPIPEHDSITTSPAPSSPSSSSYLGSMWTGLIRRFSSEDGQFGSQVDGSLHHSHHSQAEQHHHYKDGVNGVFQPAVRRATPFRPPPLEPLVLHGYRDSTPTSARLLTNAVAEEIRAMVPERLRIVEDWHLVYSLEQDGASLATLYQKCRQYERRRVGFVLVVKDQEGGAFGAYLSEYPHPAPSYFGNGECFLWRASTLASLPPPPSADTTNLTRHTTLAPPPRPESAAGSGASTPSESIRFKAFPYSGLNDCYINCEAGYLSVGSGGGHYGLWLDDSLDIGHSSQCETFGNEPLSDAGEKFGVLGVELWVLGA; via the exons ATGAGCGATTCACCctctccgccggcgccacctcATCCTCCCTCCCTGTCGTCCAACAAGCCAGCCGACGAGGCAGTCCCGACGTCCGGGCCttcgtccgccgccaggaCCCCGGCCATCCTCCACTCGTCCGCGACTTTCCCCATTCCTGAGCACGACAGCAtcacgacgtcgcccgcgccctcgtcgccctcctcctcgtcgtacCTGGGCAGCATGTGGACGGGCCTGATACGCCGCTTCTCCTCCGAGGACGGCCAATTCGGCAGCCAGGTCGATGGTTCCCTTCACCACTCTCACCACAGCCAGGcggagcagcaccaccactacaAGGACGGCGTGAACGGCGTCTTCCAGCCTGCGGTGCGGCGAGCCACCCCGTTTCGCCCCCCGCCTCTCGAGCCACTCGTTCTGCACGGCTACCGCGACAGCACGCCAACCTCCGCTCGGCTATTGACAAACGCCGTAGCCGAGGAGATACGAGCCATGGTACCGGAACGGCTGCGCATCGTGGAAGACTGGCATCTCGTCTACAGCCTCGAGCAGGACGGCGCTAGCCTGGCGACACTCTATCAGAAGTGTAGGCAGTACGAGCGGCGGAGGGTTGggttcgtcctcgtcgtcaaggacCAAGAAGGAGGG GCCTTCGGCGCGTACCTCTCCGAGTACCCCCACCCGGCGCCATCATACTTTGGCAACGGCGAGTGCTTCCTTTGGCGGGCTTCGACCCTTGCTTCCTtgccaccacctccctcgGCGGACACGACCAACCTCACCCGGCACACGACCCTGGCCCCGCCCCCCAGGCCGGAATCCGCAGCCGGAAGCGGCGCTTCGACACCCAGCGAGTCGATACGCTTCAAGGCGTTCCCATACAGCGGCCTCAACGACTGCTACATCAACTGTGAGGCGGGCTACCTCAGCGTaggctcgggcggcggccactACGGCTTATGGCTCGACGACTCGCTGGATATCGGCCACAGCTCCCAGTGTGAGACATTTGGCAATGAGCCACTCAGCGATGCTGGCGAAAAGTTTGGAGTATTGGGCGTCGAGCTATGGGTTCTGGGAGCTTGA
- the tmk1 gene encoding Mitogen-activated protein kinase (EggNog:ENOG503NUS8~COG:T), with amino-acid sequence MSRSNAPSGGAASRKISFNVSEQYDIQDVVGEGAYGVVCSAIHKPSGQKVAIKKITPFDHSMFCLRTLREMKLLRYFNHENIISILDIQKPRGYDSFNEVYLIQELMETDMHRVIRTQDLSDDHCQYFIYQTLRALKAMHSANVLHRDLKPSNLLLNANCDLKVCDFGLARSAASQEDNSGFMTEYVATRWYRAPEIMLTFKEYTKAIDVWSVGCILAEMLSGKPLFPGKDYHHQLTLILDVLGTPTMEDYYGIKSRRAREYIRSLPFKKKVPFRTLFPKTSDLALDLLEKLLAFNPVKRITVEEALKHPYLEPYHDPEDEPTAPPIPEEFFDFDKHKDNLSKEQLKQLIYEEIMR; translated from the exons ATGTCTCGTTCGAACGCcccgagcggcggcgccgcgtctcGTAAAATTTCCTTCAATGTGAGCGAACAGTACGATATTCAGGAcgttgtcggcgagggcgcctaTGGTGTAGTTTG CTCCGCGATTCACAAGCCATCGGGCCAGAAAGTGGCAATCAAGAAGATCACTCCATTCGACCACTCCATGTTTTGTCTCCGGACCTTGCGAGAAATGAAACTCCTTCGTTACTTCAACCACGAGAACATCATTTCCATTCTCGACATCCAAAAGCCACGAGGCTATGATTCGTTCAACGAGGTTTACCTCATCCAG GAGCTGATGGAGACGGACATGCACCGCGTCATCCGCACCCAAGATTTATCCGACGATCATTGTCAGTACTTTATTTACCAGACGCTGCGGGCTTTGAAGGCCATGCACTCGGCCAACGTGCTGCACCGCGATCTCAAGCCTTCGAACCTGCTGCTCAACGCCAATTGTGACCTCAAGGTGTGCGACTTTGGCCTCGCCCGCTCGGCCGCGTCACAGGAGGACAACTCTGGCTTCATGACCGAATATGTTGCGACCAGGTGGTACCGCGCACCGGAGATCATGTTGACTTTCAAGGAATACACCAAGGCTATCGATGTCTGGTCGGTGGGCTGCATCCTCGCCGAGATGCTTAGCGGGAAACCGCTGTTCCCGGGCAAAGACT ACCACCATCAGCTCACGCTCATCTTGGACGTTCTGGGTACGCCCACCATGGAGGACTACTACGGCATCAAGTcccgccgggcccgcgaGTACATTCGGTCGCTACCCTTCAAGAAGAAGGTGCCATTCCGAACGCTATTCCCCAAGACGTCCGACCTAGCGCTCGATCTCCTGGAGAAACTCCTGGCGTTCAACCCCGTGAAGCGCATCACCGTGGAGGAGGCTCTCAAACACCCGTACCTGGAGCCGTACCATGACCCCGAAGACGAGCCTACGGCGCCGCCAATTCCAGAGGAGTTCTTTGACTTTGACAAGCACAAGGATAACCTGAGCAAAGAACAGCTGAAGCAACTCATCTACGAGGAGATAATGCGGTAA